One Bradyrhizobium sp. CCGB12 genomic window carries:
- a CDS encoding RidA family protein, whose product MSIQRFETGPRMSQVVVHGNTVYLAGVVANKAAGESVTKQTQDILATIDGHLAKAGTDKSKLLSATIYITDMKTFGEMNAVWDAWVSPGNTPARATVEAKLAAPQYTVEIMVTAAK is encoded by the coding sequence ATGAGCATTCAGCGTTTCGAAACCGGCCCGCGCATGAGCCAGGTCGTCGTGCACGGCAACACCGTCTATCTCGCCGGTGTCGTCGCCAACAAGGCAGCCGGCGAAAGCGTGACGAAGCAGACCCAGGACATCCTGGCGACCATCGACGGTCACCTCGCCAAGGCCGGCACCGACAAGTCGAAGCTGCTCTCGGCCACGATCTACATCACCGACATGAAGACGTTCGGCGAGATGAACGCGGTGTGGGACGCCTGGGTTTCGCCGGGCAACACGCCGGCCCGCGCCACCGTCGAGGCCAAGCTGGCGGCGCCGCAATACACCGTCGAGATCATGGTGACCGCGGCGAAGTAA
- the xylA gene encoding xylose isomerase → MNASGKFFDASAPVAFAGKDADSTSAFRWYDKDRIVHGRRLEDHLRFAVCYWHSFCWPGGDPFGGETFLRPWHHGTDAMAQARAKADIAFELFRLLDVPFFTFHDVDAAPEGASLGASVANLNAIADLFEAKMAASKVRLLWGTANLFTHRRYMAGAATNPDPEIFTYAAGQVRAALEVTHRLGGQNYVLWGGREGYETLLNTDLKRELDQLGRFVSLVVEHKHKIGFKGPILIEPKPKEPTKHQYDFDVATCYGFLARYDLLNDVKLNIEQNHAILAGHSFHHEVALAEALGVFGSLDINRGDDLLGWDTDQFAMNVPELALVFHEILNRGGFTTGGLNFDAKIRRQSIDPDDLIHAHVGSMDACARAFLAAADMLDAGALAAPLARRYEGWAGPEGRAILGGQRSLADLADRALNPGFDPQPRSGRQEYLESLVNRYV, encoded by the coding sequence GTGAACGCGTCAGGAAAATTCTTCGATGCAAGCGCACCTGTCGCCTTTGCCGGCAAGGATGCGGACAGCACGTCCGCCTTCCGCTGGTACGACAAGGACCGCATCGTGCATGGCCGCCGGCTGGAGGACCATTTGCGTTTTGCAGTCTGCTACTGGCATTCCTTCTGTTGGCCCGGCGGCGATCCCTTCGGCGGCGAAACGTTCCTGCGGCCCTGGCACCACGGCACCGATGCGATGGCGCAGGCGCGCGCCAAGGCCGACATTGCGTTCGAGCTGTTCCGCCTGCTCGACGTGCCGTTCTTCACCTTCCACGATGTCGATGCGGCGCCGGAGGGCGCCTCGCTCGGCGCGTCCGTCGCTAACCTCAACGCGATCGCCGATCTGTTCGAGGCCAAGATGGCCGCGAGCAAGGTCCGCCTGCTCTGGGGCACCGCCAATTTGTTCACGCATCGCCGCTACATGGCGGGTGCCGCGACCAATCCGGATCCTGAGATCTTCACCTATGCCGCCGGCCAGGTCCGCGCCGCGCTCGAGGTGACGCATCGGCTCGGCGGGCAGAACTACGTGCTGTGGGGCGGCCGCGAAGGCTACGAGACGCTGCTCAACACCGATCTCAAGCGCGAGCTCGACCAGCTCGGCCGCTTCGTCTCGCTCGTCGTCGAGCATAAGCACAAAATAGGCTTCAAGGGCCCGATCCTGATCGAGCCCAAGCCGAAGGAGCCGACCAAGCATCAATATGATTTCGACGTCGCCACCTGTTACGGCTTCCTCGCGCGCTACGATCTTCTCAATGACGTCAAGCTCAACATCGAGCAGAACCATGCCATCCTCGCCGGCCACTCGTTCCACCACGAGGTCGCGCTCGCGGAGGCGCTCGGCGTGTTCGGCTCGCTCGATATCAACCGCGGCGACGATCTGCTCGGTTGGGACACCGACCAGTTTGCGATGAACGTGCCGGAGCTCGCTTTGGTGTTTCACGAGATCCTGAACCGCGGCGGCTTCACCACGGGCGGGCTCAATTTCGATGCCAAGATCCGCCGCCAGTCGATCGATCCTGACGATCTGATTCATGCCCATGTCGGCTCGATGGATGCCTGCGCGCGTGCCTTCCTCGCCGCCGCAGACATGCTGGATGCCGGCGCTCTCGCGGCGCCGCTTGCGAGGCGCTATGAGGGATGGGCAGGACCCGAGGGCCGCGCCATTCTCGGCGGCCAGCGTTCGCTCGCCGATCTCGCCGACCGTGCACTCAATCCCGGCTTCGACCCGCAGCCGCGCTCGGGTCGGCAGGAATATCTGGAATCCCTGGTCAACCGCTATGTGTGA
- a CDS encoding sugar-binding protein, with the protein MRKLLLAGIAVAMMATPAFAANYRFVIVPKAMNNPFFDFARDGCLKRAKELGNIECIYKGPVEHEPATQAQIIQDFVTQKVDGLAISVADVAAMTKSIEAATAAGIPVITFDADAPGSKRIAYIGTNNKEFGVALGKELLKMRPDGGKYAMVSGGPGAKNLAERVDGVREALKGSKWTEVAGSPTFCNDDPALAIQQMTDMRTATPDLAAIVPIGGWPMFAPEGFKAFASRNKKEIDSGKFTLVVADTLKMQLELLRDGYANALVGQRPFEMGEKAMDTLLAIKKGEKVPEIVYTGLDLVTKDNVAQMLK; encoded by the coding sequence ATGAGGAAACTTCTTCTTGCCGGCATCGCTGTTGCGATGATGGCAACGCCGGCGTTCGCCGCGAACTACCGCTTCGTGATCGTGCCCAAGGCGATGAACAATCCGTTCTTCGACTTCGCGCGCGACGGCTGCCTGAAGCGTGCCAAGGAGCTCGGCAACATCGAGTGCATCTACAAGGGGCCGGTAGAGCATGAGCCGGCGACGCAGGCGCAGATCATCCAGGATTTCGTCACCCAGAAGGTCGACGGTCTCGCCATCTCGGTCGCCGACGTTGCGGCCATGACCAAGTCGATCGAGGCGGCAACCGCCGCCGGCATCCCCGTCATCACCTTTGACGCAGATGCACCGGGCTCCAAGCGCATCGCTTATATTGGCACCAACAACAAGGAATTCGGCGTCGCGCTCGGCAAGGAATTGCTGAAGATGCGGCCCGACGGCGGCAAATACGCCATGGTCTCGGGCGGTCCCGGCGCCAAGAACCTCGCCGAGCGAGTCGACGGCGTCCGTGAGGCGCTGAAGGGCTCGAAATGGACCGAGGTCGCGGGTTCCCCGACCTTCTGTAACGACGATCCCGCGCTCGCAATCCAGCAAATGACGGATATGCGCACCGCAACGCCGGATCTCGCCGCCATTGTCCCCATCGGCGGCTGGCCAATGTTCGCCCCTGAGGGCTTCAAGGCCTTTGCCAGCAGGAACAAGAAGGAGATCGATTCCGGAAAGTTCACGCTGGTCGTCGCCGATACGCTGAAGATGCAGCTCGAGCTCCTGCGCGACGGCTATGCCAATGCGCTGGTCGGCCAGCGTCCGTTCGAGATGGGCGAGAAGGCGATGGACACGCTGCTCGCCATCAAGAAGGGTGAGAAGGTGCCGGAGATCGTCTACACCGGCCTCGATCTCGTGACCAAGGACAACGTTGCGCAGATGTTGAAGTAG
- a CDS encoding GNAT family N-acetyltransferase, producing MQIRTGDTHDPRVIALLDHHVTAARAQTAPGSAHALDLAGLRAPDIAFWTGWDGETLVATGALKMLSAGHGEVKSMHTLQTTRRRGFGGQMLRHIITEARARGIGRLSLETGSWDYFKPALALYQAHGFILCGPFEGYVEDPNSLFLTLDLSC from the coding sequence ATGCAGATCCGCACCGGCGACACCCATGATCCCCGCGTCATCGCGCTGCTCGATCATCACGTCACGGCGGCGCGGGCGCAGACCGCGCCGGGCAGCGCCCATGCGCTCGATCTCGCCGGCCTTCGCGCGCCTGATATCGCGTTCTGGACCGGCTGGGACGGCGAGACGCTGGTCGCCACCGGCGCGCTGAAGATGCTCTCGGCCGGCCACGGCGAGGTGAAGTCGATGCACACGCTTCAGACCACGCGCCGGCGCGGCTTCGGCGGCCAGATGCTCCGCCACATCATCACGGAAGCCCGCGCGCGCGGCATCGGGCGGCTCAGCCTCGAGACCGGCTCGTGGGACTATTTCAAGCCGGCGCTTGCGCTCTACCAGGCGCACGGCTTCATCCTCTGCGGTCCGTTTGAGGGCTATGTCGAGGATCCCAACAGCCTGTTCTTGACGCTCGACCTGAGCTGCTGA
- the xylB gene encoding xylulokinase: MYLGIDIGTSGVKAVLVSDAGAIVATAARELASSHPAPLWSEQDPDSWVGGAIGAVDDLAARHPREVAQVAGIGLSGQMHGATLLGEDGRPLRPAILWNDGRSQAECSVLERRCPSLHAIAGNLAMPGFTAPKLLWVARHEPKIFDRVAKVLLPKAYVRYRLTGEMVEDMSDAAGTLWLDVGLRRWSALLLHATGLDLHHMPRLVEGSEVSAVLAPEYAQRWGMTGNVVVAGGAGDNAASAIGLGAIAPGAAFLSLGTSGVVFRVTDRFAPAPAQAVHAFCHALPGLWHQMGVMLSAAASLAWLSGVMETPAAALLAPLGERVDGPSPVKFLPYLDGERTPHNDAAASGAFVGLRGATGRGQIVQAVLEGVAFAVRDNLAALSAAGGSIAELDLVGGGSRSPLWAQICADVLGIPVHRIEEGEVGAALGASRLGRLAVTGEDPVQVCTRPRRLASFTPRASVTAAYDEAYRRWRALYPALKETA, translated from the coding sequence TTGTATCTCGGAATTGACATCGGCACGTCCGGTGTGAAAGCGGTGCTCGTGAGTGACGCCGGCGCGATTGTCGCGACGGCCGCGCGCGAGCTTGCGTCGTCACATCCCGCGCCGCTGTGGTCCGAGCAGGATCCGGATTCCTGGGTCGGTGGCGCGATCGGCGCGGTCGACGATCTCGCCGCCCGCCATCCGCGCGAGGTCGCGCAGGTCGCCGGCATCGGGCTGTCAGGCCAGATGCATGGCGCGACGCTGCTTGGCGAGGATGGACGGCCGTTGCGACCGGCCATTCTCTGGAACGATGGCCGCTCGCAGGCCGAATGCAGCGTGCTGGAGCGGCGCTGCCCGTCGTTGCACGCGATCGCCGGCAATCTCGCCATGCCTGGCTTCACTGCGCCAAAACTGCTCTGGGTCGCGCGGCACGAGCCAAAAATCTTCGACCGCGTCGCAAAGGTGCTGCTGCCCAAGGCCTACGTCCGCTATCGCCTTACCGGCGAAATGGTCGAGGATATGTCGGATGCGGCCGGTACGCTGTGGCTGGATGTGGGCCTGCGCCGCTGGTCGGCCCTGCTGCTGCATGCCACCGGGCTCGATCTGCATCACATGCCGCGCCTCGTCGAGGGCAGCGAGGTGAGTGCGGTGCTGGCGCCGGAATACGCGCAGCGCTGGGGTATGACTGGAAATGTCGTGGTCGCGGGTGGCGCCGGCGACAATGCGGCGAGCGCGATCGGGCTCGGCGCCATCGCACCCGGCGCTGCCTTCCTGTCGCTGGGAACGTCCGGCGTCGTGTTCCGCGTCACCGATCGGTTCGCACCGGCGCCGGCTCAGGCCGTGCATGCGTTTTGCCACGCGCTGCCCGGCCTCTGGCACCAGATGGGCGTGATGCTGTCGGCGGCGGCCTCGCTGGCCTGGCTGTCCGGTGTGATGGAGACGCCGGCCGCAGCGCTCCTGGCTCCGCTCGGTGAACGCGTCGACGGGCCGAGCCCCGTCAAATTCCTGCCCTATCTCGACGGCGAGCGCACGCCGCACAACGATGCCGCCGCCAGCGGCGCCTTCGTCGGCTTGCGCGGTGCGACCGGGCGCGGACAGATCGTCCAGGCCGTGCTCGAAGGCGTCGCCTTCGCCGTGCGCGACAATCTGGCGGCGCTGAGCGCGGCAGGCGGCTCGATCGCTGAACTCGATCTCGTCGGCGGCGGCTCGCGCTCGCCGCTATGGGCGCAAATCTGCGCCGACGTGCTCGGCATTCCCGTCCACCGCATCGAGGAAGGCGAGGTGGGAGCCGCCCTCGGCGCCTCCAGGCTCGGCCGGCTCGCCGTAACAGGTGAGGATCCCGTGCAGGTTTGCACCCGTCCGCGGCGGCTCGCGAGCTTCACGCCCCGCGCGTCCGTCACCGCGGCCTATGACGAGGCCTATCGTCGCTGGCGCGCGCTCTATCCCGCATTGAAGGAGACTGCTTAA
- a CDS encoding PHB depolymerase family esterase has protein sequence MRRWLQIGALVAALTAASAASADTIDVNGVKRSYTVQLPAKRLVPLVVALHGKTQRGADMVARTAWPQVAKREGFAVVFPDGLNHAWADARTKAGPALRGPPPGTDDVAFITKLIEKLVADGTADPKRVYVTGVSNGGAMAMTLVCARADLFAAGASVIMNLTEEAAVTCHPSRPLPMLLMNGTADPLVPYEGGRGSSYFAADGFWSTEETLTFWRKLNGCEIDDAGASDMPDRAPAEQSTVTRISSRCPTGHDVVLYRINHGGHRMPGFSPDARFPKIAARLLGPQNGDIDGAETIWTFFKQFP, from the coding sequence ATGCGGCGGTGGTTGCAGATCGGGGCGCTTGTTGCGGCATTGACCGCCGCCTCCGCGGCATCCGCCGATACGATCGACGTCAACGGCGTGAAGCGTTCCTACACCGTGCAGCTGCCGGCGAAGCGGCTTGTGCCGCTCGTGGTCGCGCTCCATGGCAAAACCCAGCGCGGCGCCGACATGGTCGCGCGCACGGCGTGGCCACAGGTCGCCAAGCGTGAAGGTTTTGCCGTGGTGTTTCCCGATGGCCTCAACCATGCCTGGGCCGATGCGAGGACAAAGGCGGGCCCCGCGCTCCGTGGTCCACCCCCTGGAACCGACGACGTCGCTTTCATCACAAAGCTCATCGAGAAGCTGGTGGCCGACGGCACGGCCGATCCGAAGCGCGTCTACGTCACCGGCGTCTCCAACGGCGGTGCCATGGCGATGACGCTGGTTTGCGCGCGCGCCGATCTGTTTGCGGCGGGCGCCAGCGTGATCATGAACCTCACTGAGGAGGCGGCCGTCACGTGCCATCCCTCGCGGCCACTGCCGATGCTGCTCATGAACGGCACGGCCGACCCGCTGGTGCCTTACGAGGGCGGACGCGGATCGAGTTATTTTGCCGCAGACGGGTTCTGGTCGACCGAGGAGACGCTGACATTCTGGCGCAAGCTCAACGGCTGCGAGATTGACGACGCGGGCGCGAGCGACATGCCCGACAGGGCGCCGGCAGAGCAGTCCACGGTCACGCGGATCAGTTCGCGCTGTCCGACCGGGCACGACGTCGTGCTCTATCGCATCAACCATGGCGGCCACCGCATGCCCGGATTCTCTCCGGATGCCCGCTTCCCGAAAATCGCGGCACGCCTGCTCGGCCCGCAGAACGGAGACATCGACGGCGCCGAGACGATCTGGACGTTCTTCAAGCAGTTTCCGTAG
- a CDS encoding nuclear transport factor 2 family protein: MTDHTAIALCYIDLWNERTTSRRRELLSETWTADASYVDPLMKGDGPDGIDALIAGVQQRFPDFKFKLIGEPNGYGDHVRFSWGLGPDGVDSPIKGTDFAVLKDGRIRSVTGFLDQVPAGA; the protein is encoded by the coding sequence ATGACCGACCATACCGCCATCGCCCTTTGCTATATCGATCTCTGGAACGAGCGCACGACCAGCCGCCGCCGCGAGCTGCTGAGCGAAACCTGGACGGCGGATGCAAGCTATGTCGATCCGCTGATGAAGGGCGACGGCCCTGATGGTATCGACGCGCTGATCGCAGGCGTGCAGCAGCGCTTTCCCGATTTCAAGTTCAAGCTGATCGGCGAGCCCAACGGCTATGGCGACCATGTCCGCTTCAGCTGGGGGCTTGGCCCTGACGGCGTCGACAGCCCGATCAAGGGCACTGATTTCGCCGTGCTGAAGGATGGGCGCATCAGGAGCGTGACGGGATTTCTGGACCAGGTGCCCGCGGGCGCGTGA
- a CDS encoding aldo/keto reductase, protein MKRSRLGSLDVTSLGLGSAPLGGLFTPVSDTDAEATIARAWSLGIRFFDTAPLYGFGLAERRLGAFLRQQPRESYVISTKVGRLLRAPDGAAAEDEHYKGTPRERPVFDFSHDGVMRSMEESLARLGLDRVDVLLVHDPDDHYDDAVAGAFRALQRLREDGTVKAIGAGMNQSEMPLRFAEAVPVDCFLLAGRYTLLDQGALDALFPVCQTRNIGILLGGIYNSGILANPHSGAKFNYQEADAALIARALELDALCRKHGTELKAAALQFCMAHPAVTVAVMGARNAAEISDNIAMSEKAVPQVFWQELRGKNLVDARAPLPGGA, encoded by the coding sequence ATGAAACGCTCGCGGCTCGGCTCTCTCGACGTCACCTCACTCGGCCTCGGTTCCGCTCCGCTCGGCGGATTGTTCACCCCCGTCAGCGATACCGATGCGGAGGCGACAATCGCACGCGCCTGGTCCCTCGGAATCCGCTTCTTCGATACCGCGCCGCTCTACGGCTTTGGTCTCGCCGAACGGCGGCTCGGCGCGTTCCTGCGGCAACAACCGCGCGAGTCCTACGTCATCTCGACCAAGGTCGGGCGTCTCTTGCGCGCGCCGGATGGAGCGGCCGCCGAGGATGAGCACTACAAGGGCACGCCGCGCGAGCGGCCGGTGTTCGATTTCAGCCATGACGGCGTGATGCGGTCGATGGAGGAAAGCCTCGCCAGGCTCGGGCTCGATCGTGTCGACGTCCTGCTCGTGCATGATCCCGACGATCACTATGACGATGCCGTCGCTGGCGCCTTCCGCGCGCTGCAGCGCCTGCGCGAGGATGGTACGGTCAAGGCGATCGGTGCCGGTATGAACCAGTCGGAAATGCCGCTGCGTTTTGCCGAGGCCGTACCGGTCGACTGCTTCCTGCTCGCCGGCCGGTACACGCTGCTCGACCAGGGTGCGCTGGATGCGCTGTTTCCGGTCTGCCAGACCAGGAACATCGGCATCCTGCTCGGCGGCATCTACAACAGCGGCATCCTGGCCAATCCGCACAGCGGCGCGAAGTTCAACTATCAGGAGGCCGATGCGGCACTGATCGCGCGTGCGCTCGAGCTCGATGCGCTCTGCCGCAAGCACGGCACGGAGCTGAAGGCTGCAGCGCTCCAGTTCTGCATGGCGCATCCGGCGGTGACAGTCGCGGTGATGGGCGCGCGCAATGCCGCGGAGATTTCCGACAACATCGCGATGTCGGAGAAGGCGGTGCCGCAAGTCTTCTGGCAGGAGCTGCGCGGGAAAAATCTCGTCGATGCCCGGGCGCCGCTGCCAGGCGGAGCGTAG
- a CDS encoding amidohydrolase yields the protein MIIDGHQHFWDPARADYPWMEAPELAPIRRAFGPADLAPLLKANGIDASIVVQCRSALEETGEFLRIAHATPSVIGVVGWVDLTDASLGDTLDRLRALPGGDKLVGIRHQVHDEADPDWLLREDVQRGLTAVFAHDLAYDFLVRSRELPSAIATAQAFPQARFVLDHAAKPPIADGGSEWSDRIAALAACGNVWCKISGLATEAVWNDWDAERLLPFVEHAANCFGEDRLIFGSDWPVCLLAGSYGEIKGALEACLARLGPGVREKAFGVNAKAAYRLATAS from the coding sequence TTGATCATCGACGGCCATCAACATTTCTGGGACCCCGCGCGCGCCGACTATCCCTGGATGGAGGCGCCCGAGCTCGCGCCGATACGCCGCGCGTTCGGGCCCGCCGATCTTGCGCCATTGTTGAAGGCAAACGGCATCGACGCGAGCATCGTGGTGCAGTGCCGCTCCGCGCTGGAGGAGACCGGGGAATTTTTGCGGATTGCGCATGCGACGCCATCAGTGATCGGTGTCGTCGGTTGGGTTGATCTGACCGACGCCTCGCTCGGTGACACGCTGGACCGGCTTCGCGCATTGCCGGGCGGCGACAAGCTGGTCGGCATCCGCCACCAGGTCCATGACGAGGCCGATCCCGATTGGCTGCTGCGCGAGGACGTCCAGCGCGGCCTTACCGCCGTGTTCGCGCACGATCTCGCCTACGATTTCCTCGTCCGTAGTCGCGAGCTGCCGTCGGCCATCGCAACCGCGCAGGCCTTCCCCCAAGCGCGCTTCGTGCTCGATCACGCCGCCAAGCCGCCGATTGCCGATGGCGGCAGCGAATGGTCCGATCGCATCGCAGCACTCGCCGCTTGCGGCAATGTCTGGTGCAAGATTTCGGGCCTGGCGACGGAAGCGGTTTGGAACGATTGGGATGCGGAGCGGCTGCTCCCCTTCGTCGAGCATGCCGCGAATTGCTTTGGCGAGGATCGCCTGATCTTCGGCTCGGACTGGCCGGTGTGCCTGCTTGCGGGCAGCTACGGCGAGATCAAGGGCGCGCTGGAGGCGTGTCTGGCGAGACTTGGGCCCGGTGTGCGGGAGAAGGCGTTCGGTGTGAATGCGAAGGCTGCGTATCGGCTGGCAACTGCAAGCTAA
- a CDS encoding ATP-binding cassette domain-containing protein produces the protein MANADATPVLELTGIGKEFGAIRALHDVDMQVFPGEVVGLMGDNGAGKSTLVKIIAGNFRPSHGEMRFAGSAVHFNRPVDARAVGIEVVYQDLALADNLSAAANVFLGRELKRKFGPLALLDHKAMAARALELFGELRSETRPDDLVKQMSGGQRQAVAIARTRLSNARLVMMDEPTAAISVRQVEQVLGLIHRLKEQGVAVMLISHRMPDVFAVCDRVIVMRRGEKRADKAIGQTSPEEITALITGAKEAA, from the coding sequence ATGGCAAATGCTGACGCGACCCCGGTCCTCGAACTGACCGGCATCGGCAAGGAGTTCGGCGCGATCCGCGCGCTCCACGACGTCGACATGCAGGTCTTCCCGGGCGAAGTGGTCGGCCTGATGGGCGACAACGGCGCGGGCAAGTCGACGCTGGTCAAGATCATCGCCGGCAATTTCCGCCCCAGTCATGGCGAGATGCGTTTTGCCGGCAGCGCGGTCCATTTCAACCGCCCGGTCGATGCTCGCGCCGTCGGCATCGAGGTCGTCTACCAGGACCTTGCGCTCGCGGACAACTTGTCGGCAGCGGCCAACGTCTTCCTCGGCCGCGAGCTGAAGCGCAAATTCGGCCCGCTCGCGCTGCTCGACCACAAGGCGATGGCCGCGCGTGCGCTGGAGCTGTTCGGCGAACTCCGTTCGGAGACGCGCCCCGATGATCTCGTCAAGCAGATGTCGGGCGGCCAGCGCCAGGCGGTGGCGATCGCGCGCACGCGGCTCTCCAACGCGCGGCTGGTGATGATGGACGAGCCGACCGCCGCGATCTCGGTCCGCCAGGTCGAGCAGGTGCTCGGTCTGATCCATCGGCTGAAAGAGCAGGGCGTCGCCGTCATGCTGATCTCGCACCGCATGCCCGACGTCTTCGCCGTGTGCGACCGCGTCATCGTCATGCGCCGTGGCGAAAAGCGCGCCGACAAGGCGATCGGCCAGACCAGCCCAGAGGAAATCACCGCCCTCATCACCGGCGCGAAGGAGGCGGCGTGA
- a CDS encoding ABC transporter permease, with protein MAMPLESPITFSNVGKIRWWQRGIFASQTGYVLLALAVLLVIMHFASPYFFTEGNMQNVAKNFSFIAIATLGVTFVIITGGIDLSVGSMMCFSAMITSMVMTELSTPGSPAGSLFVHMAADGKTVLANVPGLILLVSILAGLGVALLAGLVNGFCIAVLGLSPFVTTLGMLSIVRGLGYVVSNGRGSFPGGPDADYFYALTSGDVLGVPMPFIYLVILALAMAVVLHHSSFGRHVFALGGNEKAAELTGIPVVRVKIEVYVICALAAGLQGIIISGWLGSAPANMATSYELNVIAAAVIGGANLAGGIGGPLGAIVGCVLLEVIRNGLVLAQVSSYWQQTLVGVIIILAVLVDRVRSRMT; from the coding sequence ATGGCCATGCCCTTGGAATCCCCGATCACCTTCTCGAATGTCGGCAAGATCAGATGGTGGCAGCGCGGCATCTTCGCCTCCCAGACCGGCTATGTCCTGCTCGCGCTGGCGGTGCTGCTGGTGATCATGCATTTCGCCAGCCCGTACTTCTTCACCGAAGGCAACATGCAGAACGTGGCGAAGAATTTCTCCTTCATCGCCATCGCCACCCTCGGCGTCACCTTCGTGATCATCACCGGCGGCATCGATCTGTCGGTCGGCTCGATGATGTGCTTCTCGGCCATGATCACCTCGATGGTGATGACCGAGCTGTCGACGCCCGGCTCGCCCGCAGGCTCGCTGTTCGTGCACATGGCGGCCGACGGCAAGACTGTGCTGGCCAATGTGCCGGGGCTGATCCTGCTGGTCTCGATCCTCGCCGGCCTCGGCGTCGCGCTGCTCGCCGGCCTCGTCAACGGCTTCTGCATCGCCGTGCTCGGCCTGTCGCCCTTCGTGACCACGCTCGGCATGCTCTCGATCGTGCGCGGGCTCGGCTATGTCGTCTCCAACGGTCGCGGCAGTTTCCCGGGCGGGCCGGATGCCGATTACTTCTACGCGCTCACCTCCGGTGACGTGCTCGGCGTCCCCATGCCCTTCATCTATCTCGTGATCCTCGCGCTGGCGATGGCCGTGGTGCTGCATCACTCCTCGTTCGGCCGCCACGTCTTCGCGCTCGGCGGCAACGAGAAGGCGGCTGAACTCACCGGTATTCCGGTCGTGCGTGTCAAGATCGAGGTCTATGTGATCTGTGCGCTCGCCGCGGGGCTCCAGGGCATCATCATCTCCGGCTGGCTCGGATCGGCGCCCGCCAACATGGCGACGTCCTACGAACTCAACGTGATCGCGGCGGCCGTCATCGGCGGCGCCAATCTCGCCGGCGGCATCGGCGGTCCGCTCGGGGCCATCGTCGGCTGCGTGCTGCTGGAAGTGATCCGCAACGGGCTCGTGCTGGCGCAGGTCAGTTCCTACTGGCAGCAAACGCTGGTGGGCGTGATCATCATCCTGGCCGTGCTGGTCGACCGCGTGCGCTCGCGGATGACCTGA
- a CDS encoding LacI family DNA-binding transcriptional regulator encodes MAETLTPTALTLKDIAREAGVSLATVDRVLHNRPGVRPDTVRRVKAAIERNAFQPHVAAAELARGRARRFAFVMPSGSNPFMQQIEAYLGEMSAWLSARRLSVEMVATDVFDPSSLAASLEALSGDYDGVAVVALDHPGVRAAINDLVDAGTKVVTLVSDVPSSRRHHYVGIDNIAAGRTAGALVGRLVGQRSGKVAIVAGSQGLRDHAERIFGFNQVMATEFPGLGVLPVLEGRDEDDRSEQLLARLFGRHADIVGLYNVGAGTQGVANALGDRAAGDAGRDKQVIFVGHDVTALTRRLLLQGAMDAAISQNPGHEARAAVRVLLALARGEPILREQEKIRIDIVMRDNLP; translated from the coding sequence ATGGCCGAGACGCTCACCCCGACTGCTCTGACGCTGAAGGACATCGCCCGCGAGGCCGGCGTCAGTCTCGCGACGGTCGACCGCGTCCTGCACAACCGGCCGGGCGTCCGGCCGGACACGGTCCGGCGGGTCAAGGCGGCGATCGAGCGCAATGCGTTCCAGCCGCACGTCGCCGCGGCAGAACTCGCACGCGGCCGCGCCCGCCGCTTCGCCTTCGTGATGCCGTCGGGCTCGAATCCGTTCATGCAGCAAATCGAGGCCTATCTTGGCGAAATGTCGGCCTGGCTGTCGGCGCGCCGCCTCAGCGTCGAGATGGTCGCAACCGACGTGTTCGACCCCTCCTCGCTCGCGGCCTCGCTCGAGGCGCTGTCGGGCGATTATGACGGCGTCGCCGTGGTGGCGCTGGATCATCCCGGCGTCCGCGCCGCCATCAACGATCTCGTCGATGCCGGAACCAAGGTGGTGACGCTGGTCTCGGACGTACCGTCCTCGCGCAGGCATCATTATGTCGGCATCGACAACATCGCTGCGGGCCGCACCGCCGGCGCCCTGGTCGGGCGGCTGGTCGGCCAGAGATCCGGCAAGGTTGCGATCGTCGCGGGCTCGCAGGGCCTGCGCGACCATGCCGAGCGCATCTTCGGCTTCAACCAGGTGATGGCGACGGAATTCCCCGGTCTCGGCGTGTTGCCGGTGCTGGAAGGGCGCGATGAGGACGACCGTTCGGAGCAACTGCTGGCGCGGCTATTCGGCCGACATGCGGACATTGTCGGCCTTTATAACGTCGGTGCCGGCACGCAAGGCGTGGCCAACGCATTGGGCGACAGGGCCGCGGGCGATGCTGGCCGCGACAAGCAGGTGATCTTCGTCGGGCACGACGTCACCGCGCTGACGCGGCGGCTGCTGTTGCAGGGTGCGATGGATGCGGCAATCTCGCAGAATCCCGGCCACGAAGCGCGTGCCGCCGTGCGCGTGCTGCTTGCGCTCGCCCGCGGCGAGCCGATCTTGCGCGAACAGGAGAAGATCAGGATCGACATCGTGATGCGGGACAATCTGCCTTAG